The Atribacterota bacterium genomic sequence TCTATAGATAAATCACATTCTTCCTGTCTAATTAATTCCATAATGCCATAACATATTTGTTCGGTATAATTACCATTGGGATCTCCGGGATAACCGCGATTTAAATTTCTTGTCTCAGAGCCCGAAAGAGATTGTCCGAATTGATTAATATAAATATCCGGATCAGGCCATTGGTGAATCGGGTTAGTAGCTCTGGATCCATACCTGAATTTTCTTTCTCCATCAGGAGTTTCAAAATGAATATACCTGGGTGAACCTTCCTGGGGATCATTATGAGAATAACCACTGAGATTTGCCTGGGGAACAACAATCATTGTGCCTTGTGTTACCACAACATTTTCAATCAGCATTACTGCTGTCAACATAGATGAAGGTTCATTAGGATGTGTTCCTCCTAAAACAAAAACAGTGCCTCCGGGATTACCACTTTCTAAAAAATAGACTGTTGTATCTACATATTCTCCTTCTAATTTTGGAAAATAATCACTTAAAAGACCTGTTCGTGTTACACCGGGTCCGGGAATAATGATATCATCCTTCCATTGGTCAACAAATTCAATGCCTGATAGAAACGAAATTAATGCAGCAAAAACCAGTAATCCTACGGCAATTTTATGATTTTTCTTCATTTAGGACTCCTTCTCATATCATCAAAAATCTATTAGCAAAAATTCCAATTATTTAATCATTAATAATCTCAAAATAAATGGGATAATAACCAGAGAACCGGTTAATTGATTCCAAATATTTTCTTCCTTAAACATATCCCGAATAACCAATACGAGAAAAAATAATATTATTATCTGGTAAATAATAGCAATCATTTTTTTCTTCCTTCCTTTTTCCTCTAAAGCAATATATCTGCCAGGGTATTTGCGAACATAATAATTACAATACACCATACTGCAGTAATTATTGCGGGAATTATACAATATTTAAGCACTTTGAAATAATTCTTTTCACCTACTACCTGTGCAGCAAATATTCCGGCTAAGGCAGTCGGTGGCATCAAGTCACCCAAAGCTGCTAACTGTGATAAAGCTGATACAGTTATCACCGGATTACTCTCCAGTAAAGCCAGGGCAAAAGGTACTCCTAATACAGACGCCGAACCATAAGCAGACACTGCACCAAAAAGCGGCATACTGACAGCTATTCCTGAATAGAGTAAATATCTCGGTAAGCTAAGACAATTTATTACAATATATCCTCTCAATCCGGTAAGAGTCATAATCTGGATAAACATACCCACACCAACTAAAATACCTAATACCGGTAAAGCATCATGTACGGCTTCCTGGGATATTTTTGAGAAATTAAATTTTTTACCGGAAAATATTCCAACAATAGCAGCTATTAAGAAATAAATCGGCATTCCTAAAGTCGGGAATAACTGTGGAAAAAATGTTTCTCTAAGCATAAGGGCAAACAAAACTATAATAGGCAAGAACAACCATATACCATACTCCTTTAAGTAAGAATTTGGTAACTTTTCTTTCATTTTTTCATAATTAAATGTTTTTAAATATTTTCTGCCTATAAAGAGACTGGTAAAAATAATCAATGGTACAGTAATAATTAATAGTGGCATTGTAAAACCAATATAAGGTAAATCTATTCCCCCTCCGATTATTAAAGCATTAACGTTGATTGGAGGAGCAGCTTCCCCAAAAACGGCAGCCATAGCTACAACAGCAGCGGTAACTTCTTTAGGGAATCCCATAAATATAAGAACAGGTGAAACCAATACACCTCCTGTTAAAACTGCAGCAGTAGCAGAGCCAGTAATCATTCCAGGGAAGACAACAATAAAGGATAGGCCGATAACCAATAATGCAGGTTTGGAATAATATTTTTCAATCAACCAGCGGGTTATAGTATCCATCATGCCATTATACTGAACTACCTTCATAAAAACCATGGCAGTAGCAATAACTAAAATAGTATTGAGGTAATTGAATCCGCCTTCTATAAGGTGGCGTACAGGTATGCCAAATCCTGCCACTAAACTGCCTGAAATTGCAGCTATTGCCATTCCTATACCGACAGGCAGCTTAAACTTAAAGGAACATACGGCAAATACTCCAACCATTACAATAAAATAGAGTAATTCAATGCTGAGCAAGGTACTTCCTCCTTTTGTAATTCAAGGGGTCATTTATTTCCAAAAGAAACAAGTGACCCCTTGAATTTTATTTATTTTTTGATAACCCGGTTATCAACTTAATATCCAACTGCTACTCCGTCACGACGTGAATCGCCGCCGCCAAAGAGAACACCATTTTTCAACATTATTCCCTGTGCCCCTCCAAAGTAAAGGTCATGTGCTTCTCTGACAGATACTTCATTGCCTAACATTCTGAGAGTTTCAACTGTCATTACAGGGATAAGGCTCTCTACATAAATAGGCATTGCTTTACCTCCGGAAGAGTAAGCATGCATACGAGGTGCCTCAATAGCTTCATCCATACTCATACCAAAATCAATTACATTTGAAATTATCTGAGTCATTGCAGTAAATATTCTGGTTCCGCCTGGTGTACCTAAAACCATAAATGTCTCTCCATCTTTTTCAATAATAGTTGGAGACATGCTGGAGAGAGGAATTTTACCCGGTTCAGGGGCATTTGGTGAATCCGGACTCTTGGCAAAGTCATCCATCTCATTATTCATAATAACTCCCACATCAGGAACAACTACTCC encodes the following:
- a CDS encoding succinylglutamate desuccinylase/aspartoacylase family protein translates to MKKNHKIAVGLLVFAALISFLSGIEFVDQWKDDIIIPGPGVTRTGLLSDYFPKLEGEYVDTTVYFLESGNPGGTVFVLGGTHPNEPSSMLTAVMLIENVVVTQGTMIVVPQANLSGYSHNDPQEGSPRYIHFETPDGERKFRYGSRATNPIHQWPDPDIYINQFGQSLSGSETRNLNRGYPGDPNGNYTEQICYGIMELIRQEECDLSIDLHEASPEYPVINAIVAHEDAADMASMAILDLQMENLEYNLEISPPSFRGLTHREWGDYSETLAILMETANASQGRLRGRTDEKLVLTGVDKMYVKAAELGRLYVPYDENGHPIEERVGRHITAIRALVNNMNFIFPEKEVQYHGEPDYFELIESSYGDYLLPLE
- a CDS encoding TRAP transporter large permease subunit, translated to MVGVFAVCSFKFKLPVGIGMAIAAISGSLVAGFGIPVRHLIEGGFNYLNTILVIATAMVFMKVVQYNGMMDTITRWLIEKYYSKPALLVIGLSFIVVFPGMITGSATAAVLTGGVLVSPVLIFMGFPKEVTAAVVAMAAVFGEAAPPINVNALIIGGGIDLPYIGFTMPLLIITVPLIIFTSLFIGRKYLKTFNYEKMKEKLPNSYLKEYGIWLFLPIIVLFALMLRETFFPQLFPTLGMPIYFLIAAIVGIFSGKKFNFSKISQEAVHDALPVLGILVGVGMFIQIMTLTGLRGYIVINCLSLPRYLLYSGIAVSMPLFGAVSAYGSASVLGVPFALALLESNPVITVSALSQLAALGDLMPPTALAGIFAAQVVGEKNYFKVLKYCIIPAIITAVWCIVIIMFANTLADILL
- a CDS encoding gamma-glutamyltransferase, whose translation is EAMKMAFADRAQYMGDPAFATDMPLEGITSKEYAKFLSDQIEIKEPKMEVPAGEPAGYEHHSTSHISVIDAEGNAVALTQTINYFFGSGVVVPDVGVIMNNEMDDFAKSPDSPNAPEPGKIPLSSMSPTIIEKDGETFMVLGTPGGTRIFTAMTQIISNVIDFGMSMDEAIEAPRMHAYSSGGKAMPIYVESLIPVMTVETLRMLGNEVSVREAHDLYFGGAQGIMLKNGVLFGGGDSRRDGVAVGY